The following coding sequences are from one Triticum dicoccoides isolate Atlit2015 ecotype Zavitan chromosome 4A, WEW_v2.0, whole genome shotgun sequence window:
- the LOC119283911 gene encoding anti-H(O) lectin-like — MATAASRARSSILISVCAGCFLLLCLSRDAAASPLSFSFDFSNKSTFGSRIQVMGDALQQDNLVDLTVDTSYRRGIHYLKGRMSYVDPVPFFDGATHELTSFVTQFTFAIKPIQGEIRGDGMAFFLSSFPPTVPVNSTGGNLGLIVQGDGNALGVDRFVAIVFKTFNNSDHIGIDINSASSSKNETALPDFSLNGSMTACITFNGTTGMMDASLQLNDNRSLGPFKVSYQLPDPMSLLPPEVAVGFSAGTGDYSERHQIMSWSFTTTLPQRKGLQSKTLRSMATRGPDPSLHIVCQSITNFILKTTSMSNILILRRLVMYLISCTNDGFSDLFTSLV, encoded by the exons ATGGCGACGGCGGCTTCGCGTGCACGCAGCAGCATCCTCATTTCCGTTTGCGCTGggtgcttcctcctcctctgcttgtCGCGTGATGCAGCAGCCTCGCCTCTCTCCTTCAGCTTCGACTTCTCCAACAAATCCACCTTCGGCTCAAGAATCCAGGTCATGGGCGACGCGCTCCAGCAAGACAACCTGGTCGACCTCACGGTCGACACCTCGTACAGGCGTGGCATCCACTATCTCAAGGGGCGGATGTCGTACGTCGACCCTGTGCCCTTCTTTGACGGCGCCACCCACGAGTTGACGAGCTTCGTCACGCAGTTCACCTTCGCGATCAAGCCCATCCAAGGGGAGATAAGGGGGGACGGCATGGCTTTCTTCCTCTCCAGCTTCCCGCCGACAGTGCCGGTCAACTCGACCGGCGGCAACCTTGGCCTCATTGTCCAGGGTGACGGGAACGCCTTGGGCGTAGACCGGTTCGTCGCCATCGTGTTCAAGACGTTCAACAACTCGGACCACATCGGCATCGACATCAACTCTGCCTCGTCCTCCAAAAATGAAACAGCCTTGCCCGACTTCAGCCTGAATGGCTCCATGACGGCGTGCATCACTTTTAATGGCACCACCGGGATGATGGATGCCTCCCTGCAGTTGAATGACAACCGTTCCCTTGGTCCCTTTAAGGTTAGTTATCAACTACCCGATCCCATGTCCTTGCTCCCGCCGGAGGTGGCGGTGGGGTTTTCTGCAGGCACAGGCGACTACTCCGAGCGCCATCAGATAATGTCCTGGTCCTTCACCACAACTCTTCCTCAACGCAAAG GATTACAATCAAAGACGTTAAGATCAATGGCTACCCGAGGGCCAGACCCAAGCCTGCATATAGTTTGCCAAAGCATCACTAACTTTATTTTGAAAACGACTAGCATGAGTAATATACTAATTCTACGGAGACTCGTCATGTACTTGATCTCCTGCACCAACGACGGATTCAGCGATCTGTTCACATCGCTTGTTTGA